The Montipora capricornis isolate CH-2021 chromosome 1, ASM3666992v2, whole genome shotgun sequence genome contains a region encoding:
- the LOC138055421 gene encoding uncharacterized protein has product MISWLRPKAPCLLIAHNCKSFDGKHVLKALESTGVDKEFSAIVSGFSDTLPAFKELLPQRKSYSQENLVRDLLHCSYEAHNAISDVQALYQLVNKFLNSKLLRKHSFSVSWVKEHNVCLAQRNVLQRTLHPLLDKKVISAGMATKIAESGLGFQHLQLAFQRGGADGLELVLKEKFNGKVRVTANRRILFNIVNFFTDL; this is encoded by the coding sequence ATGATATCATGGCTAAGGCCCAAGGCACCATGTCTGTTGATAGCTCACAATTGTAAATCTTTTGATGGGAAGCATGTCTTAAAAGCGCTGGAGTCCACTGGGGTAGATAAAGAATTTTCAGCCATTGTTTCTGGATTTTCCGACACTTTACCAGCCTTCAAAGAGCTCTTGCCTCAGCGCAAATCATACAGTCAAGAGAATTTAGTGAGAGACCTTCTACACTGCAGCTATGAAGCCCATAATGCAATTTCAGATGTCCAGGCCCTGTATCAACTTGTGAACAAGTTCCTCAATTCAAAGCTGCTGAGAAAACACAGCTTCTCCGTATCATGGGTCAAGGAGCATAATGTCTGCCTTGCCCAGAGAAATGTACTTCAGCGAACACTCCATCCTTTGCTCGACAAGAAGGTCATTTCCGCTGGAATGGCTACCAAAATTGCAGAGTCTGGGCTGGGATTCCAGCACTTGCAGTTGGCATTTCAGAGAGGGGGAGCAGATGGGCTGGAACTTGTGCTGAAAGAAAAGTTTAACGGAAAAGTACGTGTGACAGCTAATAGGAGGATTCTGTTCaacattgtaaattttttcactgatttgtaa
- the LOC138055411 gene encoding uncharacterized protein produces the protein MLHAGMGPTHVNALLSSLNIPTLCVTTLKGREREIGPAIENIANKSCDLEMEEEKMEWGCIQDQAVPIGASYDMGWQKRGKGHNSLTGAGSMIGIKTGKVIAFATRSKRCATCEAATRAGRTARAHDCRCNWDGSSKAMEADVCTELVKACGESHKAQVAILVGDDDSSTIKKVRESVNHNVDKWSDIVHAKRAFGSSMYNLQKTHKNLSGKVIDYLQKCFSYAITQNKNDSDGIRKSLKAIIPHAFGDHSTCSTSWCKYLQDPVNYHHSTLPHGKDLEGDDLKKDLQEIIEVYCQNAEKLAPLGSSQANEALNNTIGSKAPKVRHYGGSESNDYRVTCAVSQKNIGHAYVTQALQEIHLSPGTHGLKHSKRMDAKMSLQRARQQTKKFKIQRRRHKEKR, from the exons ATGCTACATGCAGGAATGGGACCAACACATGTCAATGCACTGTTATCTTCCCTTAATATCCCGACTCTTTGCGTGACCACACTGAAAGGAAGAGAACGTGAAATCGGCCCCGCCATAGAAAATATTGCAAACAAGTCCTGTGACCTAGAGATGGAGGAAGAAAAGATGGAGTGGGGGTGCATCCAAGATCAAGCAGTGCCAATCGGGGCGTCCTATGACATGGGGTGGCAGAAGAGAGGGAAGGGTCATAATAGTCTAACAG GAGCTGGTTCTATGATTGGaataaaaactggaaaagttatTGCATTTGCGACAAGATCAAAGAGGTGTGCAACTTGTGAAGCAGCGACCAGAGCTGGAAGAACAGCCAGGGCACATGACTGTAGATGTAACTGGGACGGGTCGTCTAAGGCCATGGAAGCAGATGTATGCACTGAACTTGTGAAGGCATGCGGAGAGTCTCACAAAGCTCAAGTGGCTATTCTTGTGGGAGATGATGATTCCTCCACCATCAAAAAAGTGAGAGAAAGTGTGAATCACAATGTGGACAAATGGTCAGACATTGTTCATGCAAAGAGAGCTTTTGGAAGCTCAATGTACAATCTACagaaaacacataaaaatttGTCTGGTAAAGTGATTGattatttacaaaaatgctTCAGCTACGCcataacacaaaacaaaaatgactcTGATGGGATCAGAAAAAGCCTAAAAGCAATAATTCCACACGCATTTGGGGATCATTCCACTTGCTCCACCTCTTGGTGTAAATATCTCCAAGACCCAGTCAATTACCATCACAGCACTTTACCACATGGTAAAGACCTCGAGGGGGACGATTTGAAGAAGGACCTGCAAGAAATCATAGAGGTTTACTGTCAGAATGCAGAAAAGCTAGCTCCACTTGGATCCAGCCAAGCCAATGAAGCACTGAATAATACGATCGGCAGCAAAGCCCCAAAGGTCAGGCATTATGGTGGCAGTGAGAGCAATGACTATCGCGTGACCTGTGCAGTGAGCCAAAAAAACATTGGCCATGCATATGTGACTCAG GCCCTTCAGGAAATTCACCTTTCTCCTGGAACACATGGGCTTAAACACTCGAAAAGAATGGATGCTAAAATGTCACTTCAAAGAGCAAGGCAGCAaacaaagaaattcaaaatacaaagaagaCGGCACAAAGAGAAGAGGTAA